CTCGTCGTCGAGTACTACGCCCGCTGATCACCAGCAGGCCGTAGCACACGCACCACCTCAGCCCGCCGTCTCCCCGCCCTTCCGGGCGCGGGAGGCGGCGGGTTCGTGCATGCTCACGGGGCCTCGCGCATGCCGTGCCTGCCCGCGAGGGCCGGGCAGCGGCGCCGGCGGCCACCCCAGCGCACGGGCCACCGCCGCCTCCCGGTCGAGCCGGGCCCCTTCCCGTACGCACTCCTCGTACCGCTCGTCGCCCAGCCGTTCCCGCGCCGTCGCCTCGCACAGCTCGTGCGGGGCGTTGTAGTAGGCCGAGCCGAACAGCGGCAGCCCCACCGAGGGCCACATCGCCCCCGCCGCGCCCAGCAGCACCGCCGCCTCGGCGGCGTCCGCGGCCTCGCCCCGCGCGGCCGTGACCAGGGCCAGCAGCTCGATCGACAGCACCGAACCCAGCAGATCGCTGAAGGCGTGCGCGGCACCGAGGCAGTCGGTGAGCAGCTCCCGGGCGCCGGTCAGGTTCCCCTCGGTCCAGGCCGCGTACGCCAGCACATACAAGGCGTACGACCTGGTCCAGCGCTCCCCGTGGTCCTCGCAGACCCGGCGGACGTCCTCGCACAGCTTCACGGCCTCCGGCAGATCGCCCTGGAAGGCCCGCGTCATCGCCAGCTCGACCTGGCCCATCAGTACGTTGCTGTTGAGCTCGCCGATCTCCTGGTAGCGGTCTAGCGCCGAGCGCAGCAGCGTTTCTGCGCGGGGCATGTCGTCCGTGACCAGCGCCAGACAGCCGGTGCGGTGCACCGCGTAGGCGATCGCCGTCGGGTTCGCCGAGCGCTCCGCCTCCTCCCGGCACTCCTGGAGCGCGGCCAGCGCGGGCACCTTGTCGCCCTGGAGGATCGCCACATAACCGAGCACCCACAGCGCCTTCAGCCGCGACAGCTCATGGTCGGACTCCAGCTGCACGGACTGCTCCAGCCAGTGCCGGCCCTCCGACAGCCGCCCGCAGCCGACCCAGTAGAACCAGAGTGAACCGGCGAGGTACTGCCCCAGATACGCCTCGTCCGGGTCGGCCAGACAGCGCTCCAGGGCGCAGCGCAGATTCGGCAGCTCCGCCTCGATCCGCGCCGCCACCTCGCCCTGCCGCGGTGAGAACCAGTCCAGCTCGCACCAGGTGGCCAGGCCCAGATACCAGTCGCGGTGGCGCCGGCGCAGCCGGTCCGCGTCCCCGGTCGCCTCCAGCCAGTCCTCGCCGTACGCCCGGACCGTGTCCAGCATCCGGTAGCGCACCCCCGCCGTCGTCTCCTCGCGCGCGACCACGGACTGCGCGAGCAGTTCCGTCAGCACGTCCAGGACGTCCTGCTCGGCCAGGCCGTTGCCACTGCACACGTACTCCACGGCCTCCAGGTCGAACAGCCCGGCGAACACCGAGAGCCGCGACCACAGCAGCCGCTCCTCGGGCGTGCACAGCTCGTGGCTCCAGCCGATCGCCGTGCGCAACGTGCGGTGCCGCGCCGGGGCACCGTGGGCCGCGCCCGTCAGCAGCCGGAAGCGGTCGTCGAACCGGGCCAGCAACTGGGCGGGGGACAGGGCCCGCAGCCGCCCGGCCGCCAGCTCGACGGCGAGCGGGATGCCGTCCAGCCGCCGGCACAGCTCCCGTACGTCGGGATCGTCACCGACGGCCGCACCCTGCCTGCCCGCGCGGTCGACGAAGAGCTCCACGGCCTCGTCCTCGCCCAGCGGCGCCAGCGCGAACACCCGCTCGCCCGGCACGGACAGGGGTCTGCGGCCCACGGCGAGCACGGTGAGCCCCGGCACCCGGCCCAGCAGGTCCGTCACCAGCTCGGCGCACGCC
This DNA window, taken from Streptomyces sp. NBC_00663, encodes the following:
- a CDS encoding ATP-binding protein encodes the protein MRDDRLSDGNLPLELDAFVGRTAELAALSRLLETSRLVTVTGAGGVGKSRLAARAALGRAAWRVELAPVRDAEFVDYAVVQALGLTDHTTRLPRETLLAHLTGSGRQLLLVLDGFEHLVEACAELVTDLLGRVPGLTVLAVGRRPLSVPGERVFALAPLGEDEAVELFVDRAGRQGAAVGDDPDVRELCRRLDGIPLAVELAAGRLRALSPAQLLARFDDRFRLLTGAAHGAPARHRTLRTAIGWSHELCTPEERLLWSRLSVFAGLFDLEAVEYVCSGNGLAEQDVLDVLTELLAQSVVAREETTAGVRYRMLDTVRAYGEDWLEATGDADRLRRRHRDWYLGLATWCELDWFSPRQGEVAARIEAELPNLRCALERCLADPDEAYLGQYLAGSLWFYWVGCGRLSEGRHWLEQSVQLESDHELSRLKALWVLGYVAILQGDKVPALAALQECREEAERSANPTAIAYAVHRTGCLALVTDDMPRAETLLRSALDRYQEIGELNSNVLMGQVELAMTRAFQGDLPEAVKLCEDVRRVCEDHGERWTRSYALYVLAYAAWTEGNLTGARELLTDCLGAAHAFSDLLGSVLSIELLALVTAARGEAADAAEAAVLLGAAGAMWPSVGLPLFGSAYYNAPHELCEATARERLGDERYEECVREGARLDREAAVARALGWPPAPLPGPRGQARHARGPVSMHEPAASRARKGGETAG